A DNA window from bacterium contains the following coding sequences:
- a CDS encoding ABC transporter substrate-binding protein, whose protein sequence is MLRVTAAAAAAIGLVFGLFPAISPTGAAGFKTVISFGVNRAADDLDPVTQDANPNIWAYMQIYQQLLRVNAAGDGFVPDLATSWKVSADGKIWTFKLRPDAVFSTGEPVTSADVVWTFQRAHDLDGPWQWALEPMQAITALDAHTVAITLKEPFAPFLSDVSLFSNSIGSVKAFKSASHEEISNHPIGSGPYMLVDWKKGEQLTMRANPHYYTRGLPRTPELRIIYIPDDNTRTIALQSGRVDGIDYPPFSLLSALRGDPRIEVQLNPSTAVQHVLLNVSKAPLNNVKLRQALSYATDRAGIVKAVLYGNGTPATSFLPITTPFFDKGLKAYTLDLNKAQALLREAGVGSSVTLHAMVQSGNADAQTATTLLKAMWSKIGVNLEIEPLDRAAATQRMRNLDYQVYVGGWTNDVPDPSELAAYEFDYVTAKSYHTGYQSAAMTALIKQGERELDTAKRRQIYYKMQELAIADAPLIWLYYAPYTDALNKNMRGFVQLATGPWIFTNVSVTQ, encoded by the coding sequence ATGCTTCGCGTGACGGCCGCAGCGGCGGCCGCGATCGGTCTCGTGTTCGGCTTGTTCCCGGCAATCTCACCGACCGGCGCGGCCGGGTTCAAGACGGTGATCAGCTTCGGCGTCAACCGCGCGGCCGACGACCTCGACCCCGTCACCCAGGACGCCAACCCGAACATCTGGGCGTACATGCAGATCTATCAGCAACTGTTGCGGGTGAACGCCGCGGGTGACGGGTTCGTGCCGGATCTCGCGACGAGCTGGAAGGTCTCCGCCGACGGGAAGATCTGGACGTTCAAGCTGCGGCCGGACGCGGTGTTTTCCACCGGTGAGCCCGTGACGTCGGCCGACGTCGTGTGGACGTTCCAGCGGGCGCACGATCTCGACGGCCCGTGGCAGTGGGCGCTCGAACCGATGCAGGCGATCACGGCGTTGGACGCCCACACCGTGGCCATCACGCTGAAGGAGCCGTTCGCGCCGTTCCTCTCCGACGTGTCGCTCTTCTCCAACAGCATCGGCTCGGTCAAGGCGTTCAAGTCGGCGTCCCACGAGGAGATCTCGAACCACCCGATCGGCTCCGGCCCCTACATGCTGGTCGACTGGAAGAAGGGCGAGCAACTGACAATGCGGGCCAACCCGCACTACTACACGCGGGGCCTGCCGCGGACGCCCGAGCTGCGGATCATCTACATTCCCGACGACAACACGCGCACCATCGCCCTGCAGTCCGGGCGCGTGGACGGCATCGACTACCCGCCGTTCTCGCTGCTCTCGGCGCTGCGCGGCGATCCGCGGATCGAGGTCCAGCTCAATCCGTCGACCGCGGTCCAGCACGTTCTGCTGAACGTGTCGAAGGCGCCGCTCAACAACGTCAAATTGCGGCAGGCGCTCTCGTACGCCACCGACCGCGCCGGCATCGTGAAGGCCGTCCTGTACGGAAACGGCACGCCGGCGACGTCGTTCCTGCCGATCACGACGCCGTTCTTCGACAAAGGGCTGAAAGCGTACACCCTGGACCTCAACAAAGCGCAGGCGCTGCTCCGGGAGGCCGGCGTCGGCAGTTCGGTCACCCTGCACGCGATGGTCCAGTCCGGCAACGCGGACGCGCAGACTGCGACGACACTGCTCAAGGCGATGTGGTCCAAGATCGGCGTCAACTTGGAGATCGAGCCGCTCGACCGCGCCGCGGCAACGCAGCGCATGCGCAACCTCGACTATCAAGTGTACGTCGGCGGATGGACGAACGACGTGCCCGACCCGTCCGAACTGGCGGCGTACGAGTTCGACTACGTCACCGCCAAGTCGTACCACACCGGCTATCAGTCGGCCGCGATGACCGCGCTGATCAAACAGGGCGAGCGGGAACTGGACACGGCGAAGCGGCGCCAGATCTACTATAAGATGCAGGAACTGGCGATCGCCGACGCGCCGCTGATTTGGCTCTACTACGCGCCGTACACGGACGCCCTCAATAAGAACATGAGGGGCTTCGTCCAGCTGGCCACGGGCCCGTGGATCTTCACCAACGTGAGCGTGACACAATAG
- a CDS encoding ABC transporter permease: MMRYALGRIGQMVPIALLVTVLIFLLIKLVPGDPASAILGDRATDASVTALRHQWGLDRPIWQQYAIYMRNLATGNLGQSLRYQTPVMSMLPRRTGVTFFLIVYSLILSVLIAVPLALLAALYRNRWPDQVIRAFMAVPLASPAFWIGILLLIVFSLKLRWLPAEGYGEGFADNLQHLFLPALTLSYAFASVLNRNLRSSLIDVLTTTYVDFARAKGLRGRAVLFGHVLRAAMLPIVTLVGVRMSYAIGGSVVIEIVFAIPGLGSWMVDSILSRDYVVVQTLTLMFALGTMLINLTTDLVYPLFDPRVRVG; the protein is encoded by the coding sequence ATGATGCGCTACGCACTCGGGCGGATCGGCCAGATGGTGCCGATCGCGCTGCTCGTCACCGTGCTGATCTTTCTGCTGATCAAGCTGGTGCCGGGCGACCCCGCCTCCGCGATCCTCGGCGACCGAGCTACCGACGCGTCGGTGACGGCGCTGCGGCATCAGTGGGGTCTCGACCGGCCAATCTGGCAGCAGTATGCGATCTACATGCGGAATCTCGCGACCGGCAACCTCGGCCAGTCGCTGCGCTACCAGACGCCGGTGATGTCCATGCTGCCGCGGCGGACGGGCGTCACATTCTTTCTGATCGTCTACAGCCTGATCTTGTCGGTGCTGATCGCGGTGCCGCTGGCACTCCTGGCCGCGCTCTACCGCAACCGCTGGCCGGACCAGGTGATCCGCGCCTTCATGGCGGTGCCGCTCGCCTCGCCGGCGTTCTGGATCGGGATCCTGCTGCTGATCGTCTTCTCGTTGAAGCTGCGGTGGCTGCCCGCCGAAGGCTACGGCGAGGGATTTGCGGACAACCTGCAGCACCTCTTCCTGCCGGCGCTGACCCTGTCCTACGCGTTTGCGTCCGTTCTGAACCGGAATTTAAGGTCCTCGCTGATCGATGTGCTCACGACGACGTACGTGGATTTTGCGCGGGCGAAAGGCCTGCGCGGCCGGGCCGTCCTCTTCGGCCACGTGCTGCGCGCCGCGATGCTTCCGATCGTCACGCTCGTCGGCGTCCGCATGTCCTACGCGATCGGCGGCTCGGTCGTGATCGAGATCGTCTTCGCCATCCCGGGGCTCGGCTCGTGGATGGTGGATTCGATTCTGTCGCGCGACTACGTCGTCGTGCAGACGCTGACGCTGATGTTCGCGCTCGGCACGATGCTGATCAACCTGACCACCGATCTCGTGTACCCGCTGTTCGATCCGCGGGTCCGCGTGGGGTGA
- a CDS encoding ABC transporter permease, protein MSADAGTTAAVGTLAGARPGRIRLPLGIVIGGIMLLALTGATVLAPVLLPIDPNAQDLNAMLRPPSAAHPFGTDNYGRDVLTRVLYGAGIDLRIGVLAVVFPFIFGSLAGAFAGYTGGWPDIVIMRAVDVITAVPFTVLVIAIVAFLGPGETNILIAIGAVGWIVFARLVRGEVLREKNLEYVAALRAFGFGRSRIVFRHILPNAIAPAVTYLASDIVLVILTAASLGFLGLGVRPPAPEWGLMIAEGRTFMYTAWWVATIPGFACMFAGIAFILVGDGLSDLLRVRGQ, encoded by the coding sequence GTGAGCGCGGATGCGGGGACGACCGCGGCCGTCGGGACCCTCGCCGGGGCCCGCCCGGGACGCATCCGGCTGCCGCTGGGGATCGTCATCGGGGGGATTATGCTGCTCGCGCTCACCGGCGCGACCGTGCTGGCGCCGGTGCTGCTCCCGATCGACCCCAACGCGCAGGACCTCAACGCGATGCTGCGGCCGCCGTCGGCCGCCCACCCCTTCGGGACCGACAACTACGGCCGGGACGTGCTGACGCGCGTCCTCTACGGGGCCGGCATCGATCTCCGGATCGGCGTGCTCGCGGTCGTCTTTCCGTTCATCTTCGGCTCGCTGGCCGGCGCTTTCGCCGGCTATACCGGCGGGTGGCCCGACATCGTGATCATGCGCGCCGTCGACGTGATCACGGCGGTTCCGTTCACGGTGCTCGTCATCGCCATCGTCGCGTTTCTCGGGCCGGGAGAAACGAACATCCTCATCGCGATCGGCGCCGTCGGGTGGATCGTCTTCGCCCGGCTCGTCCGCGGGGAGGTGCTGCGCGAAAAAAACCTCGAGTACGTCGCCGCGCTGCGCGCGTTCGGCTTCGGCCGGTCGCGCATCGTCTTCCGGCACATTCTGCCCAACGCCATCGCGCCCGCGGTCACCTACCTCGCCTCCGACATCGTGCTCGTGATTCTCACCGCGGCCTCGCTCGGCTTCCTCGGGCTCGGGGTGCGGCCGCCCGCGCCGGAGTGGGGCCTCATGATCGCGGAGGGCCGGACGTTCATGTACACAGCGTGGTGGGTCGCGACGATCCCAGGCTTCGCCTGCATGTTCGCCGGGATCGCCTTCATCCTCGTGGGCGACGGCCTCTCCGATCTGCTGCGCGTTCGCGGCCAGTGA
- a CDS encoding ABC transporter ATP-binding protein has product MTEPALAVEDLRLEIPTRRGIVHAVRGVSFSVQPGETFALVGESGSGKTMTCRAIVKLLHPPARITGGAVRFEGRDLLRLSERELEAVRGRGIAMVFQDPMTALNPVLTIERQIGEALTGGPADRSERRRRIVNLLRQVGIPDAERRLRAYPHQLSGGQRQRVMLAVVLARRPVVLLADEPTTALDVTIQAQILRLLASLQQQLGMALILVTHDLGVVRQVVHRVAVMYAGQIVETAPTAELFAHPRHPYTAGLIASVPSMNRDRPLVPISGAPPDLVGLGEGCAFAPRCPLAAAECRRGEIPLREVGPGRLSRCLKAEMVGAAVAV; this is encoded by the coding sequence GTGACCGAACCCGCCCTCGCGGTCGAAGACCTCCGGCTCGAGATCCCCACCCGCCGCGGCATCGTCCACGCGGTGCGCGGCGTCAGCTTCTCCGTACAGCCGGGCGAGACGTTCGCCCTCGTCGGCGAATCGGGATCCGGCAAGACCATGACGTGCCGCGCGATCGTGAAATTGCTCCACCCGCCGGCGCGGATCACCGGCGGCGCGGTCCGGTTCGAGGGCCGCGATCTGCTCCGCCTCTCCGAGCGCGAGCTCGAGGCCGTCCGCGGACGCGGCATCGCGATGGTGTTCCAGGATCCGATGACGGCGCTCAACCCCGTGCTCACGATCGAGCGGCAGATCGGCGAAGCGCTGACCGGCGGACCGGCGGACCGGAGCGAGCGGCGCCGGCGGATCGTCAACCTGCTGCGCCAGGTCGGCATCCCGGACGCGGAGCGCCGGCTGCGCGCGTATCCCCACCAGCTGTCGGGCGGCCAGCGGCAGCGCGTGATGCTGGCCGTGGTGCTCGCGCGGCGCCCCGTCGTCCTGCTCGCGGACGAGCCGACGACCGCGCTCGACGTCACGATCCAGGCGCAGATTCTGCGGCTGCTTGCCTCGCTGCAGCAGCAGTTGGGTATGGCGCTCATTCTCGTGACGCACGACCTCGGCGTGGTCCGCCAGGTGGTGCATCGCGTGGCCGTGATGTACGCGGGCCAGATCGTGGAGACGGCGCCCACCGCGGAGCTGTTCGCGCACCCGCGCCACCCGTACACCGCCGGCCTCATCGCGTCCGTGCCGAGCATGAATCGGGACCGGCCGCTGGTTCCGATTTCCGGCGCGCCGCCGGATCTCGTGGGGCTCGGGGAAGGGTGCGCCTTCGCGCCGCGCTGCCCGCTCGCCGCCGCGGAGTGCCGGCGCGGCGAGATCCCGCTGCGCGAGGTCGGCCCGGGGCGCCTCAGCCGGTGCCTGAAAGCGGAGATGGTGGGAGCGGCCGTTGCCGTCTGA
- a CDS encoding oligopeptide/dipeptide ABC transporter ATP-binding protein gives MPSEPLLRVRDLVKHFPLPRSVLDVVAGRPLEAVRAVDGVSFDVARGTTLGLVGESGCGKSTLGRCLLRLYQPDSGAVWYGDVDLTRLDEHGLAPFRRRMQVVLQDPYSSLDPRQTVGSALTEVLTVHGVGTPADRPSRVAALLALVGLGAADAHKYPGEFSGGQRQRVSIARALAVGPELLVADEPVSALDVSIQAQILALLLDLRTTLGLTMIFISHDLRVVRYLSDQVAVMYLGKIVEQAPASALFARPLHPYTLALLSAIPEVEAPSRQTIEIEGEPPSAVHVPEGCRFHPRCPWRTERCLHEAPVLRALESGHLVACHEAERHAEAAPTA, from the coding sequence TTGCCGTCTGAGCCTCTGCTGCGCGTCCGCGACCTCGTCAAGCACTTCCCCCTGCCCCGGTCCGTGCTCGACGTCGTGGCCGGGCGGCCGCTCGAAGCGGTACGCGCCGTCGACGGGGTGTCCTTCGACGTCGCGCGGGGGACCACGCTGGGACTGGTCGGCGAGTCCGGCTGCGGCAAGAGCACGCTCGGGCGCTGCCTGCTTCGCCTCTACCAGCCGGACAGCGGCGCCGTGTGGTATGGCGACGTCGACCTCACCCGTCTCGACGAGCATGGGCTCGCGCCGTTCCGGCGCCGGATGCAGGTGGTGCTGCAGGACCCCTATTCGTCGCTCGACCCGCGGCAGACCGTGGGCAGCGCGCTCACCGAAGTCCTGACCGTACACGGGGTCGGCACGCCGGCGGACCGCCCGTCCCGCGTGGCCGCGCTGCTGGCGCTCGTGGGTCTCGGCGCGGCCGACGCCCACAAATATCCCGGGGAGTTCTCCGGCGGCCAGCGGCAGCGCGTCAGCATCGCGCGCGCGCTCGCGGTCGGCCCGGAACTGCTGGTTGCCGACGAGCCCGTCTCCGCGCTCGACGTGTCGATCCAGGCGCAGATCCTGGCCCTGCTGCTCGACCTGCGCACAACCCTCGGCCTGACGATGATCTTCATCTCCCACGATCTGCGCGTGGTGCGGTATCTCAGCGATCAGGTCGCCGTCATGTACCTCGGCAAGATCGTCGAACAGGCGCCGGCGAGCGCGCTGTTCGCCCGGCCGCTGCATCCGTACACGCTCGCGCTGCTGTCGGCGATCCCGGAGGTGGAAGCGCCGTCCCGCCAGACCATCGAGATCGAGGGGGAGCCGCCGAGCGCCGTGCATGTGCCGGAGGGATGCCGGTTTCATCCGCGCTGCCCGTGGCGGACGGAGCGCTGCCTGCACGAGGCGCCGGTGCTGCGCGCGCTCGAGTCGGGCCACCTGGTCGCCTGCCACGAGGCAGAACGTCACGCGGAGGCCGCGCCGACAGCCTAG
- a CDS encoding ImmA/IrrE family metallo-endopeptidase, whose product MLTEPGTGTTRHCDTCGAAREPFFDSPCEDPVAWLCPSCRTVEMEVPRASLSPEARRELAALEAFMQAGAPAASAGTAAASASGAPAAAGPARARERARAALGASRELPVDVRKVAEHLGFPVQERALPPGQRGTIGRDGGRVVIAISSRGGYTDAELRWIIAEELGHAALGHTALVASSAPGAGPAIAEPRRREEEREARAFAAEVLMPEEKVRARFAELAPRIDQTLGMRQRETETDDVVHLLARMFGVTPTALRRRLEELGLLR is encoded by the coding sequence ATGTTGACCGAGCCCGGCACCGGCACGACGCGCCACTGCGATACGTGCGGCGCGGCACGCGAGCCGTTCTTCGACAGTCCATGCGAAGACCCCGTCGCCTGGCTCTGCCCGTCGTGCCGCACCGTCGAAATGGAAGTCCCGCGCGCGTCGCTCTCGCCCGAGGCGCGGCGCGAACTCGCGGCCCTGGAGGCGTTCATGCAGGCCGGCGCTCCGGCCGCATCGGCCGGGACCGCGGCGGCGTCCGCATCCGGCGCGCCGGCGGCCGCCGGTCCGGCCCGCGCACGTGAGCGGGCGCGGGCGGCCCTGGGGGCGTCGCGCGAGCTCCCCGTCGACGTCCGGAAGGTCGCTGAGCACCTCGGGTTCCCGGTGCAGGAACGTGCGCTGCCGCCGGGCCAGCGCGGCACGATCGGACGCGACGGCGGCCGCGTCGTAATCGCCATCTCCTCGCGGGGCGGCTATACCGACGCGGAGCTGCGGTGGATCATCGCCGAGGAGCTCGGCCACGCGGCGCTCGGGCACACCGCCCTCGTCGCCAGCAGCGCGCCCGGGGCGGGGCCGGCGATCGCGGAGCCGCGGCGGCGCGAGGAAGAGCGCGAGGCGCGGGCGTTCGCGGCCGAGGTCCTGATGCCGGAAGAGAAGGTCCGCGCGCGCTTCGCGGAGCTCGCGCCGCGGATCGACCAGACGCTCGGCATGCGCCAGCGGGAGACCGAAACCGACGACGTGGTGCACCTGCTCGCGCGGATGTTCGGCGTCACGCCGACCGCGCTGCGCCGCAGACTCGAGGAACTCGGCCTGCTGCGCTGA
- a CDS encoding S41 family peptidase gives MKPSHGSPLRPLLAALLVAALLIAPFTQIQRASAADGSLVLAAIRVLQEDYVDQVQPVTLLNAAIVILRKATNLGADALPDIPATTPPSDASAQFSTEFAKAAQTGVMPETELAYTATAGMLASLHDSHTFFLDPAALRESRRQISGNPGFTGIGVTIVSRKDAAGAAWIFVEDVFPGSPAAAAGVHRFDRIMEVDGKPLKDVNVVDASQMIRGPAGSTASLVIQRAGRTMPISVVRAAIRVPPVEARFASPGVAYLKVFGFSQGAGRSLRDSITTLEHEGQIKSAILDLRGNPGGLIIEAASVGGIFLPSRTVLARITERGEQPSVLRASGSSPLVKTPLVVLVDGQSASASEILAGAFKDYHRGTIIGEKTAGALGGSVTVPLPEGGMSVTVERIQTPKNSAVEAVGITPEVPVTLTVADMERGQDTQLQAALRALHAAWLWLRHLRAA, from the coding sequence ATGAAACCGTCCCACGGTTCGCCGCTGCGGCCATTGCTGGCGGCCTTGCTGGTGGCCGCGTTGCTCATCGCGCCGTTCACCCAGATCCAGCGCGCCTCCGCCGCCGACGGGTCGCTCGTGCTCGCGGCCATCCGCGTGCTGCAGGAAGACTACGTCGACCAGGTTCAGCCGGTGACCCTGCTCAACGCGGCGATCGTGATCTTGCGAAAGGCCACGAACCTGGGCGCCGACGCGCTGCCGGACATCCCCGCCACGACGCCGCCGTCCGACGCCTCGGCGCAGTTCTCAACGGAGTTCGCCAAGGCGGCGCAGACGGGCGTGATGCCGGAGACCGAGCTCGCCTATACGGCGACCGCGGGCATGCTGGCGTCGCTGCACGACAGCCATACCTTCTTCCTCGACCCCGCCGCGCTTCGCGAGAGCCGGCGGCAGATCTCCGGCAACCCGGGCTTCACCGGGATCGGCGTCACGATCGTCTCGCGCAAGGACGCGGCCGGCGCCGCGTGGATCTTCGTCGAAGACGTGTTCCCCGGGTCGCCGGCGGCCGCCGCGGGGGTGCACCGCTTTGATCGGATCATGGAAGTCGACGGCAAGCCGCTGAAGGACGTGAACGTCGTCGACGCGAGTCAGATGATCCGCGGGCCGGCGGGATCCACCGCGTCGCTGGTAATCCAGCGCGCGGGCCGGACGATGCCGATCTCCGTCGTTCGCGCCGCGATCCGCGTGCCGCCGGTCGAGGCGCGATTCGCATCGCCGGGCGTCGCGTACCTCAAGGTCTTCGGGTTCTCGCAGGGCGCCGGGCGGAGCCTCCGGGACTCCATCACGACGTTGGAGCACGAGGGGCAGATCAAGTCCGCGATCCTGGACCTGCGCGGCAATCCCGGCGGACTGATCATCGAGGCCGCCAGCGTGGGGGGGATCTTCCTGCCGAGCCGCACCGTGCTGGCGCGTATCACCGAGCGCGGTGAGCAGCCGAGCGTGCTGCGCGCGAGCGGCTCCTCGCCGCTCGTCAAGACGCCGCTCGTCGTGCTGGTGGACGGTCAGTCCGCGTCCGCCTCGGAGATCCTCGCCGGCGCCTTCAAGGACTACCACCGCGGGACGATCATCGGCGAGAAGACCGCGGGTGCCCTCGGCGGGTCGGTCACCGTGCCGCTGCCGGAGGGCGGGATGTCGGTGACGGTGGAGCGGATTCAGACGCCCAAGAACAGCGCGGTCGAGGCGGTCGGGATCACCCCCGAGGTGCCGGTGACGCTGACGGTGGCGGACATGGAGCGGGGTCAGGACACGCAGCTGCAGGCGGCGCTGCGCGCGCTGCACGCGGCATGGCTGTGGCTCCGGCACCTTCGCGCGGCGTGA